The Alteribacter keqinensis DNA segment TTCAAAAAAACGAATGAAATGCTCTAATCCAACCCATTCACTCCCAGTGATTCCAAGTGCCGGAGAAAAGTTCCGAAACGCAATCTGTACCCCGTACATAGGCCAATAGTGGAAGATAAGAAAATACACAAGGGTCGGAAGTAAAAATAAATACAGTTCCCAATTCTGTTTTATCAACTTCCATCGGTTTTTATGGTACTTAGGCGGTTTTTCAATTCCCTTTGTGAATAGTGGAGCCGGGTTCGGCATCGAGTTGGACTCTTTTGATAAACCAGGTTTCATCATACCCCTCCTTCTATCTCTGTTTTCATTTACGTAATCGATTACGTAAACCCTGTGAAGATAATCATGCTGATTAGCATGATCCTCTGATCACCAGTTCAGACGGCAACCGGTGCAAACGATAAGGCTCTTCATTTCCATTAAGCCGATCGATCAGAAACTCCACCGCAGCTCTTCCAAGTTCATAGGACGGCTGTTTAACAACCGATAGCGGTGGTGACGTAATCCGCAGCCAGTCGTAGTCATCGAACCCAATAATGGCCACATCGTCCGGAATCCTGACTTTGTGATCCTGCAGATACCTCACCGCGCCCATTGTCATGACGTTATTGGCTACGAAAATCGCCGTGACCCCTTCTTTCACCAATTCTTCTGTCAGCTCTTCTCCGGTCTCGAATGTGGCTTTCCCTTCTTTAATCAGGGCTTCATCCAGGGCGAGACCATTATCGGTAAACGCCCGGCGGTACGCTGCCAGTCGTTCGTCACTGGTTGTTATTCCAAGTGGTCCTGTTATATAGCCGATGCGATGATGCCCTTTTTTAATTAAAAGTCTGATCCCATCGTACGTACCGGCGCCACTGTCAATCAGTACCGTATCCCCGACGCGATCCTTTGGCTCCCGGTCAATAAAGACGGTTGGATATGTACCGTGGAGGTTTTCTCTGTAGTCATGCTCCTTCGAGTCCACCGGCGCCACGATAAGCCCATCAATGAACTGCGTATTAAACACTTTGATCTGATTCTGCTCCACTTCAAGATCCTCGCCACTGTTACTCAAAATGAGATTGTAACCGTTTTCTTTTAACACCTGTTCAATCCCATTCGCAATGGACATAAAGAAAAAGTTTGACGTGTCCGACGCCACAAGGGGCACGAGCAGACCAATAATATTTGTTTTCCGGCTTCTGAGACTTCTAGCTACCGAGTTGGGCTGGTAATCCAGCTCTCTCATGGCTGCATAGACTTTCTTTTTCGTCTCCTCTGCCACGTACCGCGTCTCGTTAATCACATGAGACACCGTTGCCGTGGATACATTGGCTTTAATAGCAACATCCTTCATACTTGCGTTCACCATGTAAGCGCCCTCATTTTCTGATTTAGTTTCAAGTAATCGATTACGTAATCGATTACATTAAGTTTATACCTGATTTTATAATAATGTCAACAAAATTCTGAATATTTTTTCGCAATAAGACTTTTAGTAGGATTGTTTTACTTTTTACAAAAGTGCTGTTTTTCAAAGCTTATCCTTCCGTAGGGGGGACTCATCAATGGACGCGAAAGGTCGCTGGTTTTTTCGAAAAAAAAGAAGCTGCCTCCAAGAGACAGCCTCCTTCACTAGTCATCCTCATTTTCCACTTCAAATACAGCCGTTATACTTTTGTCCCCGTCAATCGTTATGGCTGCCGCTCTGCCGCTGCCGGAGTAAGCACCGGTCCAAGTATAAGTGTACCCTGAATCAGGTATTGCCGTAACGGTGACTTATGTTCCTTTTTCAAACCTTGACCCGGATGGTGCGACGGTTACGGAACCGCCGCCTTCACTTCCTGCTGTGAGAGTAGGAAGTCGTAACTGCTATTCTTCTCCCTGTGATTCTTCCTGCTCTTGATCATCTTCATCCGGTGGTAAGTCCTCTTCTATATCTTCACCTTCTTGTTTATCCTCAACATTTTCGGAGTCACCTTCTGCGGGCTCTTGACCAGATTCTTTATCTTTCTTTTCATCTTTATCTGGTTCTATAACTTCCTTTTTCTCTTTCTCCTCACCTTTACGCTCTTCTTCTTTCATTCCGGAATCTCTTGATGATTCTTGCCTGTCAGGGGAATCCCCACCTACTGAAGATCCTCCGGAAGTGCCGCCCGAACCGGAGCCCGTGGAAGCCTCTGTTTCAGTGCCCCCGGTATTACTGCTTTCATTTTCCACGGCTTCCTCCTGTTCCTTACTGAAAACAGCGGTCATATGATGATCCCTGTCCATGATTACGGAAATGGATTCAGCCGATCCCGTAACGCTGCCCTCCCACCGGACAAACTCCCACCCGCGGTCCGGTACAGCAGTCAGGGATACGGTATCACCGTTCGTATAGGTCATGGTGTCCTGAAGTACCCTGCCGCTTCCATCTGTTCCTACTGACAGATCATAGGATCCTTCCTCGGTGAAAACTGCGGTGACAGAGAGATCACCTTCCAGAGTGACAACCAACGGGTTATTCAACGATTGGGCCTCTCCATGCCAACCTGCGAATTCCCAGCCTTCAGCCGGTACTGCATGTAGGGTAATCTCTGTACCGTAAGTCAATTCCTCTGGCTCCGGTGTGAGGCTCACGGTCCCTTCCCCTTCAATCTCATAATCTACTTTAACAAGATTATCACCATCAATCTTAACTGTCACCTCTGATGTGAGGTCGTCTGCTTCTGCCGTGATCGTTTCAGTACCGCTTTTTTCAGCAGTGAAGAGGAAATCTCCGTCCTCTGTTTCGCTCAATGTCCCGAGTTCCTTGTCCAGGGACCACTCAGGCACGATGTCCATCTCGTCTTCTGCCAAATCAAACCCGGTTACTGATAGCGTTACCTCTTCTCCAATGCTCATTTCAACAGCATCAGCATCCTCGGCCGACACAACCAATTCATTGAGTACCTGTTCGGCAACCTCAAAGTCTTCAGATAGGGTAAGGGACTCGATCCCTGCATCCAGGGTTACTATCCCGATCTGTTTAGGTACGATAAAAAGCTGACCTTCTTCATCGTGACTAAACTCTCCTGATCCGTTTTCCAACGTCCACTCTATTTCCATATCAACAGTGGTGTCCTCGTCCCACACAAGCATCAAAGGATTTTCATAGTCTTGCTGAAGACGGGAATGGGCGGACTGAATGGACAGGCGCTCCGTGATCTCATCCAACATCTGGTCCATACCTTGGGAGCGGGAAGATCCGCGACCGTCCAGGACCGTTTGAATGCCTTCTTCAATGCGGCCGGTATAAAAATAAACATCCGCCAACGTGATGTAATAGGCCGACTCTCGTGGTTTCAGACGGATTCCCTGAAG contains these protein-coding regions:
- a CDS encoding LacI family DNA-binding transcriptional regulator produces the protein MVNASMKDVAIKANVSTATVSHVINETRYVAEETKKKVYAAMRELDYQPNSVARSLRSRKTNIIGLLVPLVASDTSNFFFMSIANGIEQVLKENGYNLILSNSGEDLEVEQNQIKVFNTQFIDGLIVAPVDSKEHDYRENLHGTYPTVFIDREPKDRVGDTVLIDSGAGTYDGIRLLIKKGHHRIGYITGPLGITTSDERLAAYRRAFTDNGLALDEALIKEGKATFETGEELTEELVKEGVTAIFVANNVMTMGAVRYLQDHKVRIPDDVAIIGFDDYDWLRITSPPLSVVKQPSYELGRAAVEFLIDRLNGNEEPYRLHRLPSELVIRGSC
- a CDS encoding InlB B-repeat-containing protein translates to MDRKKIVIIALTVILVLIAGAFTYNAAQSEDAGSLFEKAEAYFEEEDYETSIEYYLEYLNIDPGHLPARLGLAKAYFMLEEWGKVEHTLLQGIRLKPRESAYYITLADVYFYTGRIEEGIQTVLDGRGSSRSQGMDQMLDEITERLSIQSAHSRLQQDYENPLMLVWDEDTTVDMEIEWTLENGSGEFSHDEEGQLFIVPKQIGIVTLDAGIESLTLSEDFEVAEQVLNELVVSAEDADAVEMSIGEEVTLSVTGFDLAEDEMDIVPEWSLDKELGTLSETEDGDFLFTAEKSGTETITAEADDLTSEVTVKIDGDNLVKVDYEIEGEGTVSLTPEPEELTYGTEITLHAVPAEGWEFAGWHGEAQSLNNPLVVTLEGDLSVTAVFTEEGSYDLSVGTDGSGRVLQDTMTYTNGDTVSLTAVPDRGWEFVRWEGSVTGSAESISVIMDRDHHMTAVFSKEQEEAVENESSNTGGTETEASTGSGSGGTSGGSSVGGDSPDRQESSRDSGMKEEERKGEEKEKKEVIEPDKDEKKDKESGQEPAEGDSENVEDKQEGEDIEEDLPPDEDDQEQEESQGEE